The Ranitomeya variabilis isolate aRanVar5 chromosome 7, aRanVar5.hap1, whole genome shotgun sequence DNA window tgtatatgtgcccaggggtatacacagtatatagtgcataTGTGCCCAggggtatatagtgtatatgtgcccaggggtatacacattatatagtgtatatgtgcccaggggtatacacagtatatagtgcataTGTGCCCAggggtatatagtgtatatgtgcccaggggtatatagtgtatatgtgcccaggggtatgcacagtatatagtgtgtatgtgcccagtatatagtgtatatgtgcccaggggtatgcacagtatatagtgtatatgtgcccaggggtatacacagtatatagtgcataTGTgcccagtatatagtgtatatgtgcccaggggtatacacagtatatagtgcataTGTGCCCAggggtatatagtgtatatgtgcccaggggtatacacagtatatagtgtatatgtgcccaggggtatacacattatatagtgtatatgtgcccaggggtatacacagtatatagtgcataTGTGCCCAggggtatatagtgtatatgtgcccaggggtatatagtgtatatgtgcccaggggtatgcacagtatatagtgtgtatgtgcccagtatatagtgtatatgtgcccaggggtatacacattatatagtgtatatgtgcccaggggtatacacagtatatagtgcataTGTgcccagtatatagtgtatatgtgcccaggggtatacacagtatatagtgcataTGTgcccagtatatagtgtatatgtgcccaggggtatgcacagtatatagtgtatatgtgcccaggggtatacacagtatatagtgcataTGTGCCCAGTATATAGTGCATATGTGCCCAGGGGTatgcacagtatatagtgtatatgtgcccaggggtatacacagtatatagtgcataTGTgcccagtatatagtgtatatgtgcccaggggtatgcacagtatatagtgtatatgtgcccaggggtatacacagtatatagtgcataTGTgcccagtatatagtgtatatgtgcccaggggtatatagtgtatatgtgcccaggggtatacacattatatagtgtatatgtgcccaggggtatacacagtatatagtgcataTGTgcccagtatatagtgtatatgtgcccaggggtatatagtgtatatgtgcccaggggtatgcacagtatatagtgtatatgtgcccagtatatagtgtatatgtgcccAGGGGTATGCAcattatatagtgtatatgtgcccagtatatagtgtatatgtgcccagtatatagtgtatatgtgcccagtatatagtgtatatgtgacCAGGGGTatgcacagtatatagtgtatatgtgcccagtatatagtgtatatgtgcccagtatatagtgtatatgtgcccagtatatagtgtatatgtgcccaggggtatatagtgtatatgtgcccaggggtatgcacagtatatagtgtatatgtgcccagtatatagtgtatatgtgcccAGGGGTATGCAcattatatagtgtatatgtgcccagtatatagtgtatatgtgcccagtatatagtgtatatgtgacCAGGGGTatgcacagtatatagtgtatatgtgcccAGGGGTATGCAcattatatagtgtatatgtgcccAGGGGTATGCAcattatatagtgtatatgtgcccaggggtatgcacagtatatagtgtatatgtgcccaggggtatgcacagtatatagtgtatatgtgcccagtatatagtgtatatgtgcccaggggtatacacagtatatagtgtatatgtgcccaggggtatacaccgtatatagtgtatatgtgcccaggggtatacacagtatatagtgtatatgtgcacagtatatagtgtatatgtgcccaggggtgtgcacagtatatagtgtatatgtgcccaggggtatacacagtatatagtgtatatgtgcccaggggtatacacagtatatagtgtatatgtgcccaggggtatacacagtatatagtgtatatgtgcccaggggtatacacagtatatagtgtatatgtgcccaggggtatacacagtatatagtgtatatgtacCCAGGgttatacacagtatatagtgtatatgtacCCAGGgttatacacagtatatagtgtatatgtacCCAGGgttatacacagtatatagtgtatatatgccgaatatatagtgtatatgtgcccaggggtatacacagtatatagtgtatatgtgcccAGGAGTATTcccagtgtatatagtatatatgtgcctAGGAGTATACACAGTAGTAGTTTGACaaaaaaatggcttcacccaaccagtaaccatgagtggagaaaagtgtttggtgttatcattcattttccctgaaaaaaagccaagcaatCCAAAATTCTGTGTATGTGTGCTTATGGTGGCACTGTACAGAGTGTACCCGGTGTGCCCAGTATGTAGTGTATATGTGCTTATGGTGGCACAGTGTACCAAGTACCGTGTGTGGAGGTGGCTGCACAGTGTATAGAGGAGTGCCCAGTAATATGTATGTGGTTGGGGGTGGTGCCCACTATATTGGTGCGCACCCTGTAGACAAGCTGTGCGTCCAGTCTCTAGTCACCATAACGATTGCAGTGTAAGGTGACATTCACATGGAGAGCCTGTCCCTctggtttttgctgtggatttgcagtTGTCCCTGCCATCGGTCAGCATCGGGATCACTTAGCAGCGCTGGGGACTCATTGGACTGGCAGCTTCTCGCTGGCTCTGCCATGATTACAGGTCTCTCCCTGCATGCGTGTATATAGTCAGTGGGGAGAAGCCGCTGGGGACCCAATTTCCCGACTAGTCTCCTGTGCAGCTCAGCCCCCGGCACCTTTTAAACTGTTTTTCTCTGTAAGGTTGCAGTGTTTTGTGGTCCCACATACccggctgagatcatacagccagtgcctggtaCATACTGCCTGTGGGATCAGATGttgggttccctttaaacaattgcTAACTGCACCTATGGGATATCACATGAGTACTTCTAGCAGATATGCAAAGTCTAGATGATACATTTACATTTCTCTATCTGTAGTTTTCTAGGTTTCCCCACAAAATAAAGCAGAATGTCTCTTCATCAGTTCTTGCTGGAACCCATCAGCTGCCATGCCTGGAATAAAGACCGTACCCGTAAGCCGATCCCTCCTGTTAATTATATTTCTGTTCACGTTACACGTACAGCACAGTGGAAGACCTGGGTTAAGGTTTGTAGTATTTTGCATGAGAGCGGATTAGAAAACAAGCAGGTAAGTAGCGATCATCTGTGGGGCTAGTCTTGGCCAATGGATTCTCTGGGTCAGTGCCCTATACCTGGATTATGTCTGCTGTCCTGCTGCATTGTAAGGAATAGGAGTATATTGTTCTTTACAATGGAGGGCCTCGGCACACATATAGTCACCGCGGGCTGAGAACGGGCATGTGAGCTTCTTCTCTGATTAGGACTGGTGACACTTCCAGCCTTTTGACTCCATTTATTAtacttttaagaaatgtttaattgtCCTTTCATGAGGGATATTCTTGGTAAACCTCTTTTTGTGTTCAGTGGAGGTGAAAGGGATGTCTCATCAGAATAACTCCATTTTATATGACCTACTAAGGTACATGGATGTCATGGAGCGAGGGTCTCCAGCCTGCCTATGAGCCCATGTGAAGATCCACTAACAAAGTGTAGCTCATGTGCACTGTCATCTTTATATTACGTGGCCAACATGTCATGTACATTATGGCTAACGACAAGTGTAAAAGCAAAGCTGGTCAGGCATCATTTTTGATAAGATGGCCTACTGTAGTTATGATCATTCTTTATCTTCTTTCATCACTCTCCACAGAAATTGCATTAAGTCCCAATAACCATGAGGTGCATATCTACAAACAAAATGGGAACCAGTGGGTGAAAGTGCATGAATTAAAGGAGCACAATGGACACATTACAGGTAAGGTAGCGAGAGGTTCTCAGCTCTGGATGTAGAGGTAGTCATGTGAACAACTCAAGTTTTATCAACTTTTCTATGTGTGAAGAACGTTTTCATGTTGCTAAAAGCACCTAACTATTCCAAGGCTCACCCCCTAAGTTGTCTAAATATTTGGCCAAAATCTATCTTCACTTCTCATTGTTGCGCACTAATTAATTTAACAACAAGCTTTTTGCTATTAGGACTATGTAGACCTGTAGCCAGTTATATCACATTTTGGCTCATTTTGAAGATTTATTAAAAAGGCTCCATTTATAAATGGGGTTAGTTCAGTGGAGACTTGCAAAGCTGCTGTTTTAGCCATATGTGATCTTGGGACGTAATACAAGCTGCTGACCATGGGCTCCACTTCAGTGCTGCACTTTAGGGGTATGGTCACGCGCAGCTGATTTGTTAAAGACACTTTTGCAATTGATAAGTTCATCAGTTTTCTGTAAACCCTGTTCAGAAATTGCTGCATCAAATCTGTCATGTGAATATACCCTGAAGAGTCTGTTCTTTCCCTGCTTCATTTCTTTAGGCATTGATTGGGCTCCTAAAAGTGACCGTATCGTGACGTGCGGAGCTGATCGCAATGCATATGTGTGGAGCCAGAAGGATGGAGTGTGGAAACCTACACTTGTCATCCTGCGTATAAATCGGGCTGCGACTTTTGTGAAATGGTCTCCTTCAGAAAATAAGTTTGCTGTTGGGAGTGGCGCACGACTCATATCTGTGTGTTATTTTGAGTCAGAAAATGACTGGTAAGTATCTTAGTTAGTATTTTCCTATATATGCCTACAGGTGATGGGCCTCACACTACCACATCATTTACCTGAATACCCCTTAAAATGTTACAGTAATGCAACATTACTTTAAGGTGGTCTGTTGGTGGTGTATGCTACTTTAGGTAAAGGAGTTGTCctgtacttttttgttttcttacatACTTACTAGTATGCAGGTCTGTAattaaaacacaaaaaacaactcaCCGACCAATCCCCATCTGTAGCGCTCCACAGGTCTCCCTAAGTCTACAATCCATTTTTTCTAGTAGGGCCATAATGGGACCACTACAGCCAATCCACAATCGCCGCGGTGAACAATGCAACTGATGATTGACTGCTGTCATATAAATTGAAACACCTGACAAACCTATTGTTCAAATACAAAAAGTACAGAAATACAGTCAAGGAAGGATATATACAAAAAAAGCCATTCCCTTTTGGTGTATAGATGGACACAACTGTAGATCCACAGGAGAAACTCTTACATGCAGAGACACTGCGAAGAGGAACAGGACGCCCTCACTCATGTGTGACATTTCAGGGGACTCATCTCCTTCCAGCATGGGGGAGGATATCCCCAAAATGTCTCATGGGTGTGCGGgtgtcctgttcctccttgcagtgTCTCAGCATTCAGCAGTTTCTACTGTGGATCTACAGCCGTGTCCGTTTAAGTAGCAGTATGCACCGAGGATGAGCTGCCTTTTTTATGTATATTCTGGCTGGCCTTCTATTTGAAGAATACATTTGTGTTGTCAATGTATGTTGGATTTTTAGAGCGTGAGACCACTATGACACACCTCGAATTGGACTTGCTGTTGTGGttggttatttttttttaagtggatTGGCTGCTGTCGTCGCATGTCCGTGTATCTGTACATCGGCAGGTGAGGATGATGCCTGAACAGAAGATTATTATAAGTCCAGGTCTCAATAAATTATTGTACAGCTAATAACCCATTACAGAGAACCCTCTTCCCAATGCATCTGGCATATTCGGGAGTAAAGTGCGGCCTCTGTACTCCGTGAGGAGACACGGTGGCACTGCTCTTCTGTACGCATGAGGCTGGTATAGTAAGCCATCTCCTACACATGGTAGTCTTTACATCTGTAAATTATTGTAGTAAAGAAGACATTTCCTCATTTGATTTGTTCCTATAGGTGGGTGAGTAAACACATCAAGAAGCCAATCCGTTCCACTGTGCTGAGCCTTGACTGGCACCCCAATAATGTGCTTCTAGCCGCTGGATCCTGTGACTTCAAGACCAGGTACAATGATGAGATTGCAGTCTGCAGATGTGACATAGGCGCGACTCCGTGTACAGGAATTCACAGAATCTGGCAATTATTAATATTTTTCTAGCTGTCAATATCTTCTTTCATTTGCACTGCTTGCATTTCCAGGGTGTTTTCTGCATACATTAAGGAAGTTGATGAGAAGCCCGCCAGTACTCCATGGGGATCGAAAATGCCTTTTGGCCAGCTGATGTCAGAGTTTGGAGGGGCTGCTAGTGGTGGCTGGGTTCACAGCGTCAGCTTTTCTGCTAGTGGAAATCGCCTGGCTTGGGTCAGCCATGACAGCATTGTGTCTGTAGTTGATGCATCGAAAAACATGAGGTAGGTTTCCAAGTGTTGTATGTCTTGTAAAGTCCTAAATAGAGACTGCACATTACTGTGAAACCACTACTCAGCAGTACAAGTGAGGAGAAGAAGCTTTGTAATATCGTATTAGAGAAAAATGCTTCCGTCGTCACTTTTTTGTCGTCTTTTCTTAAAGAATCACTCCTATTTCATTTTCTATTCATTAATTGTGTGTacatgtgcatgtaatgtagtgtgagcgtGTTAATATACTCATCTACCGCTGCCTTCTTAGGGATCCAgcactgttctgctcctcttcagTGACGTCAGTGCTCTGCAGACTCTTCGAGTCGCACTGCATGACCCAGAAGTGACTTTTAGAATGTAAGTCTGTGGAGTGTAAGAATAAGGCTACATAGGCTTACAGTAACAGAGACTCCGGCCCAAGCGTAGAGCATAGTGGGAGCCAGCTAGTCACGattgcggtgacatcactgagaagaggagcagaacagcgctGGATCCCGGACGCTCTGCGTATATAGCGTATATAGCAGCGGCTATATTAATACGctcgggtcattccatatcaagtgatccaaatatgaatattttttttaccttacgtctttagattttttttattttttgtttttatgaagtacaactttagttaattacaaattaaaagtttagaatttttttcttcatcagttaattttttacagatttttaaagttttgaaaaagcatggattttggcctggtatggctttacattttttatcatgtctcgggctagaattaagatatagaggtgggagaggcatcatttttctcagaacggtaccggctttcatttgatatgtcacaagactatgtttctttatattttgttttggagaaatcaaattataaATTTTGatgtgcaattctgaaaaaaacgtatgttttaaaattgtgaaaacatgcatgtgtgttacttgtgtccttgtttatatttgtacagggattcaacttgggatctatcacatttgtatttttttttaagccttgaatcatctgattttatgtctgTGTGagcttcttccttttttcttttcaaattacaacttactgcattcaacatttatatgtaacaataaagaaacgcaaaaaaaaaaataccgaagtgccagaataaatacatcttaatcatcataacacaacttgctcagcattttcaacctgaattcattgaacaagccaaaagaaaaaacgtgatcacatcctcaagggtggttttctaaatacagtctgatcctaattatatgttaaaaacaagattaaaagaaccaatatttctaccacctatttatacatggaacaattttttttctactatatcactaaacatgtcacttctgaagtgtttaagaagaatagtccagtagttaaatcctcgtactataaaatatgaactaatcaaacaattagtagtaggtttttacactggccttctatcatcaatgtgtcccttctagtgggtgaaatgtcatcttgcccataagcgctcactagcaatggcggtttccttctgtgtcagagtatgtgcgacctgtcatggtgctcggctccacctgagttatatctgatttttgttcacttttacaatgtctgattttcttggatacacaaaggacggcgctggaccagaaggtgcagaaaagtcacttctacgtcttcattttcacaatcttggagagtccagtagccgtcagcgccaatcatattcacaggtcacagccagttgtgtcatccattgctgatcttgtgccgccttctagcacttcatggacgtcactgtctttatttccactacatggaatgacagtccggtattgctgagtccctgtgatgggttctgcttcctgtaaccaatgttataacaaactctcctcctctttgtagtcctggttcgtacaatacatgaactggatgttaagaatatttttctccctccatttgaggagttgcctgggtgataagatttggtgtgaatacggcctctgaAGACCCGAGCTgctggcctgtcatctgctctgcagtcaccgtctacccctggtcatcctcagccctaacaaagcttctcctctgtcctctcctgcttctaatactctgtaacataataaataatacaggaatatctagcaatcatggattatttggtaaatatggaccccacactgttagacctcaagctgagcagatctgaaatcaagatttttgaactgacactgtaatagttttattttttaaaatatgatcccatcaagaTCCCATCaagatcccatcttgtattttggtacagatgtgaataggagcatagcaggcacatgtgcagtttttgaaatttttaaattaaacgtttttttcggaaatgcgttttaaagttttgcactTGCGTtcgaaatattatcaaagatactcttgtgacatatctggtgaaagcctgtacagttctgagtagaatggtgtttattttgtttctctatctcttttctagcctgagttatggggagaaatgtaaaggcaggcaacaccgaaattcgcactttttccgaactttgaaaatcaataaataaaaaaaaaatctagaattttttttttcttcacattttgcattctctgacacactattaccaaataacaaaatctcaaaagaattaaaaatatagacgtaaaaatcattggttcagttGACATGGAATGACaggctcacactacattacatgcacatatctATTGAATTAAAAACTGAATGGGAGGTGCTTCTTTAAACCTGTAATTTTCCACGACAAATATATCAAGAAGTGGGTTGGGTTGTGTGGAGCGAGGATGCGTAAAATTGAAAAAATTGCCCCAttattaaggggttaattacacTTTTTCATGTGTAATATACCCATATTTACTGGACAATGTCTGTTTGCAGTGTTTCCCAGCTGAAGACTGAATTATTGCCTCTGCTGAGTGTCATATTTGTGTCGGAGAACAGTGTGATTGCAGCTGTAAGTACCTTTTTTAGGGGGACTTCATACTGGAAAGCTCTAAACTTTTTCAATTCCAAAACATGCTGTGTCAGGCGGGACTTTGGGCATTACTGGGGTTGCTACTGATGTCTGATCATGGGGTGCTAGGGTAAAGTGACAGCAGCCCTGGGAATACCACTGTGTCGCCTCTCCGATCCTCATGGCTTTTTTTTTCTAGGTAGTGATTAGTCTGCCAGTGACGGGCCCAAATCTTTTTTTGGAAGTCCGATCCCTGCCCATCACAAAGTGATACCACACCACAAGGTTGTTGCATAAGGCTAACTTTATACTGTATTTTATTTTAATCTAATCTTTGGCCAAAGAAATAgtttaataatgataataatctttatttatatagcgctaacatattccgcagcgctttacagtctaacagtttcaaacacaacagtcataagtaacaacgttaacaatacaataattaaagcaaaataagacgaccctgctcgtgagagcttacaatctacaatgaggtggggagatacaaagtacaggtgtgtatttacaatgatgtatttacaatgatggtccagccatctccaGGGAGtgtgggatagatggaagtagtgaatgggctacacacacacacacaaacataaaatgactttggttAGGGAACGCTCTGAAAAAATGTGTTTTGAGGCAGCGCCTGAAACTATGCAAAtggtggtcctaatatcttggggtcgagcattccagaggattggcgcagcacgggagaagtcttggagtaatTGAAAGGGTTAAATACCCACATTTACTGAAGATCTAAAGAAACCATGCTTTACTTTGTAAGTGTTTAATCCAGATTCTTGTCCTTTAGGGGCATGATTGCTGTCCCATGCTGTTCACCTATGATGACCACGGCTCATTGACATTCGTTTCAAAACTGGACATTCCCAAGCAAAGCACGCAGCGCAATATTTCTGCCATGGAGCGCTTTAGAAATATGGATAAGCGAGCAACC harbors:
- the ARPC1A gene encoding actin-related protein 2/3 complex subunit 1A — translated: MSLHQFLLEPISCHAWNKDRTQIALSPNNHEVHIYKQNGNQWVKVHELKEHNGHITGIDWAPKSDRIVTCGADRNAYVWSQKDGVWKPTLVILRINRAATFVKWSPSENKFAVGSGARLISVCYFESENDWWVSKHIKKPIRSTVLSLDWHPNNVLLAAGSCDFKTRVFSAYIKEVDEKPASTPWGSKMPFGQLMSEFGGAASGGWVHSVSFSASGNRLAWVSHDSIVSVVDASKNMSVSQLKTELLPLLSVIFVSENSVIAAGHDCCPMLFTYDDHGSLTFVSKLDIPKQSTQRNISAMERFRNMDKRATTEDRNTTLETLHQNSITQVSIYDGDKSDCRKFCTTGIDGAMTIWDFKTLESYIQGLRIM